Part of the Sinomonas terrae genome, ATTGCCGTCCTTGCCGGCCATGCTCGCGAAGTTCACCACGCGGCCCCAGCCGCGCGCCTTCATCCCGGGCGTGAACGCGCGGCACATGTTGAAGGTCCCCGTGACGTTGACGGCAAAGGTCCGCAGCCACTCCTCGTCGGCGATCTCCCAGAGCGGCTTGTTGGGGCCGACGATGCCCGCGCTGTTGACCAGGATGTCGACCTCGCCGATCTTCTCGGCCGCCCGGGTGACCGCCCCGGAATCGGAGATGTCGAGCACCACATCCGCCCCGGCGGCCACGTCGACCACCACGACCTCGACCCCGTCCGCGGCGAGCCGCGCGGCCGTTGCCGCGCCGAGCCCGCTCATCCCTCCGGTGATGACCGCAGTCCTGCCCATGAGGCATCCTCCTGTTTTCATTAATCGGAATTAAGGTCTAATATGTAGAATTACAATGCAGACTACCCCACCAATGGACGCGTCGGGCAAGCAGCCCCCAGACGGTCCGGTCGGTTCGGACCGGGTCCTGGCCGTGCTCCTCGAGCTGGCCCGCCACCCCTCCGGGGTCGGGCTCGAGGAGATGGCCCGGTCGGTGGCCGGCTCCAAGCCCACCGTCCACAGGGCGCTGGCATCGCTGCGGCGTGCCGGACTGGCAGAGCAGGACGGCAGGGGCCACTACCTGCTCGGCGACGAGTTCGTTCGCATCGCGTTCGCGTTCCACGAGGCGCGGCCGGAGCACGTTCGGATCCAAGGTGTGCTGGAAACCCTGGCAGCCCGGTTCGGCGAGACAGTGCACTACGCGGTGCTCGACGGACGCGACGTGGTCTACCGGTCCAAGGTCGACGCTCCCAGCGGTCCCGTCAGGCTCACCTCCTCCATCGGCGGAAGGAATCCCGCACACGCCACCGGCGTCGGCAAGCTGCTGCTCTCCTACCGGCTCCACTCCCTCGAGGACGTGACCGGGTGGATCGGGGACCGGCCGCTCGAGCGGCCCACGGACAACACGATCGTCACGGCCGCGGGCCTGCACCGCGAACTGGCCGAAATCCGCGAACGCGGATACAGCGTGGACGACCAGGAGAACGAGCCCGGAGTGAACTGCCTGGCACTGCCCGCGTTCCTCACCTCCGCGATCGTGCCGAGCGGAGCCATCAGCATCAGCGCCCTCGCGTACCGGACCCCCCTTCCAGAACTCGTCCGGAGGGTGGCGGAAATGCGCAGCATCATCGCGGGCCAGAAGAGCCAGACCCAGAGGAAAGAGGCAGAATGAAGCTCATGCGCATCGGAGCCGTCGGCTCGGAGAAGCCCGTCGTCCGCGTCGACGAAGAGAACTACGTCGACGTCTCCGACATCGTCGAGGACTTCGACGAGAAGTTCTTCGGATCCGAGGGCCTGGCGAGAATCAGGCCAGTCGTCGCCGAGCGGATAGCCTCCGGCCCCCTCTCGCGCTTCGAGGGCGAACGCATCGGCGCCCCGATCGTCCGCCCTCACCAGATCCTGTGCATCGGCCTGAACTTCAGCGACCACGCCGCGGAGACCGGGCAGGCCGTCCCTTCGGAGCCGATCCTGTTCACGAAGTCCCCGAACACGCTGGTCGGGCCCAACGACCACGTGCGCATCCCCCGAGGGGCGACGAAGCCCGACTGGGAGGTCGAGCTCGGCATCGTCATCGGCAGGCGCACGAGCTATCTGGATTCCGCAGACGATGCCCGAGACGCCATCGCCGGCTTCGTCCTCGTGAACGACGTCAGCGAACGTGCATTCCAGATGGAGCGCGGGGGCCAGTGGGCGAAGGGAAAGTCGGCAGAGACCTTCAACCCCGCAGGGCCCTGGCTCGCCACCCCCGACGAGATCGACGACGTGCTCGGCCTCGGGATGTGGCTGGACGTCAACGGGATCCGCCGTCAGACCGGCTCGACGGCCACCATGATCTTCGACCCCTACTACATCGTGCACCACCTCAGCCAGTTCCTGGTGCTCGAGCCCGGCGACCTGATCAACACCGGCACACCCCCCGGTGTGGGGATGGGCTTCACACCGCCGATCTGGCTCCAGCCCGAAGACGTCATGGAGCTGGGGATCGACGGGCTCGGAACGCAGCGCCAGCGCGTCTTGGCCCCCCGCCCCTAGCATCCCCGGGCCCCTTCTGTTCGAAGGGGGACCAGCTCATGCAAAGCCTGCCGTCGGGCAGAGACCCGATCCCGTCCCGGCCCGCCCTGCTTGTGGGCAGGAGTTCCTCTTCCACCGCCGCAAGCCCCTGAAGAGCGGCCCAGACGAGATCCGAGGGCGGTGCCTTAAGTGGTTCAACGGCCCCCCGTGGCATACCGACCGCTTCTTGATGAGGGCAGCCCGATCGGACGGAAGATTGCCTGCAGCCACAGGGACGGCACCGATGCCGCACTCTCCGGCCACGGGCGGCTACGGCGTCCCCGGTGGCACCTGCCGCCTCCACCATCAGATGCCGGTATCACGAAGACACTCTTCGAACTGGCCCCGTCTGGACCTTGAGGCACACGAGAAGCCCGGACGTCCCTGATCTCGTGCGCGCTCCGGGGCCCTCCGAAGGGCCGAGGACAAGGCCTCAGCTCCGCGTGTACCTGACTGAATCGCATCACCGAGGAGACTCCGATGAAGGCAAGCAAGGCGCAGCAGATTACGGATCCTGTTCACTGCCTCGCCGAAGGAATCGTCTGGGACAAGGCCGGAGAGCGCCTTTGGTGGGTGGACATCCCGAGGGGCGTGGTGTTCTCCTCACCATTCGACCGCGAAGGCCTTCGGCCCGAGCTGCACCTTGCACTCGATGGGCCGGTGGGAGCTGTAGTGCCGAATGCGGACGGCGGCATTTTGTTGGCCGCTCGTCATGGTCTGGCCCTTTTGCAAGCCGACGGAACGCTTCGATTCGGCCGTAAGGTCCTGAAGAGGGCTGACCAGCGCCTAAACGACGGCGCCTGCGACCCACGAGGGCGGTTCTTCGTCGGGACCGTCACCGACGGACGGATTCTGCACGAGGAGATGCTGTTTCGAGCATCGGGCTCCTTGGATCTGGATGCAGAACGCCGGGATCTTCACCACGCCAATGGCATGGGCTGGAGCCCCTCTGGAACAGCCATGTACCTCGTCGATTCGGTCCCTGGGACTGTCTGGTGCGCACGCTACGAGCCGGCTACCGGGTCCGCGTCTGCCTGGCGCCCGGCCTTCCACATCGATGACGGCATTCCGGACGGATTGCACGTCGATGCTGATGGCGCGCTCTGGATCGCGATCTGGGGAGCGGGAGAGGTGCGGCGTTATTCGAGCCTCGGGGAACTACTCGGGGTTGTCGAGGTTCCCGCCCCGCTCGTGACCTCGGTGACCTTTGCCGGAGAAGATATGCGCACCATGGTCATCACCACTGCCCAGGGCTCCGACCGGGAGCCGGACCGCGGTTCGGGGGCAGGAGCGCTTTTCTCGGTGCAGGTGCAGGTACCGGGAATGCCGGATGTCGCGTGGTGCGGAACGTCGCACCGAACCCCCAACTAACCTCTGCAGATACATAGAACGACAATGCAAGGTTATGATAGATTGCAGCTAATGGATTATACCTTTCACTGAATGGAATCAGATGGCTCAACTGGCAATGCTTCTTCCAGCATCGGAATCGTACGGCGACAAGACGTCGAGCGGATGGCATGTTCGAAAGGCGACACGTGAGGATAATCAAGCACTCGCTGTGCTTCTCGGTGCTGCATTCGAGGACGGAACCTGGACCGCTGGGAGAGTGGAACGTGAACTAACGGGAGCGGGCGACGTGCTCGCTGTCATGGTGATCGAGGACGAAGGGCGGATTATCGCTACCGCGTCTGCTCGGCATTGGAAGGAGCGTTTCCCGGACGCCGGATATGTCCACTGGGTGGCCGTCGATCCGGAAATGCGCGGCCGTAGGCTCGGACGTGCGGTCGTTGAGGCCGTCATCGATTTCTTGGAGGGCCGGGAATTGGCTGAAGTGGTGCTCGAGACCGACGATGTCAGG contains:
- a CDS encoding GNAT family N-acetyltransferase — encoded protein: MAQLAMLLPASESYGDKTSSGWHVRKATREDNQALAVLLGAAFEDGTWTAGRVERELTGAGDVLAVMVIEDEGRIIATASARHWKERFPDAGYVHWVAVDPEMRGRRLGRAVVEAVIDFLEGRELAEVVLETDDVRLPAISTYLGMGFVPVYLDSDHCERWSRVFSNLHAAKASQGGVR
- a CDS encoding SDR family NAD(P)-dependent oxidoreductase, with translation MGRTAVITGGMSGLGAATAARLAADGVEVVVVDVAAGADVVLDISDSGAVTRAAEKIGEVDILVNSAGIVGPNKPLWEIADEEWLRTFAVNVTGTFNMCRAFTPGMKARGWGRVVNFASMAGKDGNPNMAAYSATKAAVIGMTKSLGKELAADGVLVNAIAPAVVDTPMNAETAPEVLAHITSLIPMKRVGRPQEVAELVAWLASEKVSFSTGAVYDISGGRATY
- a CDS encoding SMP-30/gluconolactonase/LRE family protein, whose amino-acid sequence is MKASKAQQITDPVHCLAEGIVWDKAGERLWWVDIPRGVVFSSPFDREGLRPELHLALDGPVGAVVPNADGGILLAARHGLALLQADGTLRFGRKVLKRADQRLNDGACDPRGRFFVGTVTDGRILHEEMLFRASGSLDLDAERRDLHHANGMGWSPSGTAMYLVDSVPGTVWCARYEPATGSASAWRPAFHIDDGIPDGLHVDADGALWIAIWGAGEVRRYSSLGELLGVVEVPAPLVTSVTFAGEDMRTMVITTAQGSDREPDRGSGAGALFSVQVQVPGMPDVAWCGTSHRTPN
- a CDS encoding IclR family transcriptional regulator, whose translation is MQTTPPMDASGKQPPDGPVGSDRVLAVLLELARHPSGVGLEEMARSVAGSKPTVHRALASLRRAGLAEQDGRGHYLLGDEFVRIAFAFHEARPEHVRIQGVLETLAARFGETVHYAVLDGRDVVYRSKVDAPSGPVRLTSSIGGRNPAHATGVGKLLLSYRLHSLEDVTGWIGDRPLERPTDNTIVTAAGLHRELAEIRERGYSVDDQENEPGVNCLALPAFLTSAIVPSGAISISALAYRTPLPELVRRVAEMRSIIAGQKSQTQRKEAE
- a CDS encoding fumarylacetoacetate hydrolase family protein; the protein is MKLMRIGAVGSEKPVVRVDEENYVDVSDIVEDFDEKFFGSEGLARIRPVVAERIASGPLSRFEGERIGAPIVRPHQILCIGLNFSDHAAETGQAVPSEPILFTKSPNTLVGPNDHVRIPRGATKPDWEVELGIVIGRRTSYLDSADDARDAIAGFVLVNDVSERAFQMERGGQWAKGKSAETFNPAGPWLATPDEIDDVLGLGMWLDVNGIRRQTGSTATMIFDPYYIVHHLSQFLVLEPGDLINTGTPPGVGMGFTPPIWLQPEDVMELGIDGLGTQRQRVLAPRP